The Terriglobus roseus region TGTCGCCGGGTTCGCCTGCTGCGAGTGCTGGTATGAAGAACGGCGATGTGATCACGAGCATCAACGGCAAGCCTGTCGAAAATGGCAGTGCGTTGCAGGTGGATGTGGCGCAGATGACGCCGGGAACGAAGATCAACCTGGGCATCAGCCGTAGCGGTCAGCACCAGAGCGTGAACGTGACGCTGGGTGAGTACAACAAGGACAAGGAAGTGGCCAGCAACGATGGTGACGGCAGCGGCAAGCAGGGCAACAGCGGCAAGCTGGGTGTTGCCATGAGCGACCTCACACCGGACATCCGTCAGCAGATGAACATTCCTGCGAACGTGAACGGCGCGGCGGTGGCACAGGTTCGTCCTGGGTCGCCTGCGGAAGAAGCCGGGCTGCAGCCGGGCGACGTGATCATGGAAGTGAATCGCAAGGCGACCGCTTCTGCTGATCAGGTGGCTAGCAACATCAAGGCCTCTCCTGATGGCAAGAATGTGTTGCTGCTGGTTTGGTCGAATGGTGGTGCTAGCTATCGTGTGGTGACGCCGAACGCTGGTTAATCTTCCATCAACACAATGACAAGGGGCTGGCTTCGCGCTGGCCCCTTTGTCGTTGCGACTCACGCACATCGGCGTGTGCCGTTAGACTGTTAGCCATGGCAACGCTTTCGATCCGCGATCTCGATCTCCACGGCAAGCGCGTCTTTTTGCGCGTCGACTTCAACGTACCGCTTTCCAAGGATGGCGGCGAAATTCTGGATGACACGCGTATTCGCGAGACGCTTCCTACGATTGAATATGCCCTGCGGCATAAGGCTCGGTTGATTCTTGCAGCGCATTTGGGACGTCCTAAGGGCGAGCGTGTGGAGTCGATGAGTCTGCGGCCGGTGGTGGATCGTCTGCGGATGCTGCTGGATTCGGACCTGGGACTTTCGCGCAATGTGGCTTTCTCGCCGGACTGCGTGGGCGAAATTGCGGAAGAGCTCGTAGACAAGCTGGAGTACGGGCAGGCGCTGCTGCTGGAGAATCTTCGCTTTCATAAGGAAGAGGAAAAGAATGATCCGGCATTTGCGAAGAAGCTGGCTTCGCTGGCAGATATCTATGTGAACGACGCGTTTGGTGCGGCACATCGTGCGCATGCGTCCACGGAAGGCATTACGCATTTTGTGAAGCAGTCGGCCAGCGGCTTGTTGATGGATAAGGAACTTAACTATCTGGGCAAGGCGCTTGAGTCGCCGGACAAGCCTTTTGTCGCCATCATTGGCGGAGCGAAGGTG contains the following coding sequences:
- a CDS encoding phosphoglycerate kinase; the encoded protein is MATLSIRDLDLHGKRVFLRVDFNVPLSKDGGEILDDTRIRETLPTIEYALRHKARLILAAHLGRPKGERVESMSLRPVVDRLRMLLDSDLGLSRNVAFSPDCVGEIAEELVDKLEYGQALLLENLRFHKEEEKNDPAFAKKLASLADIYVNDAFGAAHRAHASTEGITHFVKQSASGLLMDKELNYLGKALESPDKPFVAIIGGAKVSDKIDVIDNLLNKVDAIIVGGGMAYTFLNAQGQKTGKSLLEADKIDVAAAALKKAEEKGVKFLLPVDHILADKFAPDAKTELFDGTGDFPADLMALDIGPKSIKLFTDEIAEARTIVWNGPMGVFEMPAFAKGTMAVAHAVADNIDATSIVGGGDSVSAAHMAEVTDKITHISTGGGASLEFLEGKTLPGVAALTQK